One window of Biomphalaria glabrata chromosome 6, xgBioGlab47.1, whole genome shotgun sequence genomic DNA carries:
- the LOC129926913 gene encoding uncharacterized protein LOC129926913 encodes MSFSICSIYFTLSFCLLQSATSFRQFTRVIQRDIAMYPMTSSNNSRSIVECANWCLSSSPECEAFLYDTRHSSCHLGRGLWRNNVTFSFLNYLYSTGVFYCPTDRGFNEVAINNTRLCAFVSNTTFNYTTAARICKQKNGLLMTVKTPERINLLRALMKNVGLVYIGLDDIVKEGNFVWSDGTLLSQTEMAFFDVGKPSPIDGTEDCVVYDTLLGGNDVSCGYLMKYVCEFVP; translated from the coding sequence ATGAGCTTCTCAATTTGTTCCATTTACTTCACACTCAGTTTCTGTCTGCTTCAGAGTGCAACATCTTTCAGACAGTTTACTCGCGTGATTCAGAGAGACATTGCAATGTACCCCATGACTTCCAGCAACAATAGTAGGTCGATAGTTGAGTGTGCAAACTGGTGTCTCAGTTCAAGTCCCGAGTGTGAAGCTTTCCTGTACGACACAAGGCATTCTTCCTGTCACCTGGGACGTGGCCTATGGAGAAACAATGTGACGTTTTCCTTTCTTAACTACCTGTACTCTACAGGTGTCTTCTACTGCCCGACTGACCGTGGCTTCAATGAGGTGGCTATCAATAACACAAGACTATGTGCCTTCGTTTCAAACACTACTTTCAACTACACAACTGCCGCAAGAATATGCAAGCAGAAAAACGGATTATTAATGACAGTGAAAACCCCAGAAAGAATTAATCTGTTGAGAGCGCTTATGAAAAATGTTGGATTAGTGTACATAGGTCTGGACGATATTGTCAAGGAAGGAAACTTTGTCTGGTCAGATGGAACTCTTCTTTCTCAAACGGAAATGGCCTTCTTCGATGTGGGTAAGCCATCACCTATAGATGGCACAGAAGACTGTGTTGTGTACGATACTTTGTTAGGTGGTAATGATGTATCTTGTGGTTACTTAATGAAGTACGTATGTGAATTTGTTCCTtga